From one Lolium rigidum isolate FL_2022 chromosome 4, APGP_CSIRO_Lrig_0.1, whole genome shotgun sequence genomic stretch:
- the LOC124647174 gene encoding pentatricopeptide repeat-containing protein At5g65560-like codes for MIQVLRPARFTELIGDDEDIPRPPLSQTRTAQQSRRRKQKKQLERRWRHSAAVTALTPAQAAAVATTHADATSALDLLVFLARERSHEYSPDTFAALALRLVEARRCPADVGRARVHMLRACRTPLEMTRAMDDLDTLARRGPRMDLVAYGALLVQLNTLGMTATLLDRYRRLLREGLKPNLLIYNTVINALCKDGNVTDAHSVLDKVCKSGMKPDAFTYMSMIIGHCKNNDLGSAIEVFARMGEEGCEPNAATYSNLINGLCDSGRVDEALDGRDDAACCSAHSERFHCPYRCVVYGTYSALVNVLVEDSKMDSALIVCNVMQRHGCLPNTITYNKMIKGYCKIGDTDRAMAMLISLLKGTPTATLVTYNTIIKGYCDSGNTSAALKILELMEANGCEPDEWSYNELIAGFCNVGEMESASRLFSEMVGHGLRPDEVTYNTLISGYCTDEKLDRAAEMLEHMKESGCKPTVRTYNALIHALTKQNNFSAAERLCEVMLEEKISPNVVTYNTMIDGLCRNGATSLALEMLNRMVENSCLPDLRTYSSLIQALGQEGKVEEAEKLFSDLLRQGHTLDEVAYIKMIEVYIISGKVDRAFDLLGQMINAGCQPTLWTYDVLIKGLKNEHLMGDQKLVSLHDSVSNCSFDDQAIKEYAISVLSSKLADVDLGLSRQLNDAFLSGLSRSGRWYEAYKLYRSMVGQGLCPNQEAYNYFIISILRARKVDLAMGVFRHMSAQRCELHLVGYKALICALCQFNRRKEAQFIFEHMLSRPFDPDNIVWTVLIDGLLGAGYKDLCMEYLHIMENNHREPSFRSYNILAREALKKQPSLGSVGLDAQQ; via the exons ATGATCCAGGTGCTGCGGCCAGCGAGGTTCACAGAGCTCATCGGCGACGATGAAGATATTCCT CGGCCTCCCCTGAGCCAGACACGAACAGCGCAGCAGAGCCGGCGGCGGAAGCAGAAGAAGCAGCTGGAGCGCCGCTGGCGGCACAGCGCCGCAGTCACCGCCCTCACGCCCGCGCAGGCGGCCGCCGTGGCGACCACGCACGCGGACGCCACCAGCGCGCTGgacctcctcgtcttcctcgcgcGGGAGCGCTCCCACGAGTACTCCCCGGACACCTTCGCCGCGCTCGCGCTGCGGCTCGTGGAGGCCCGCAGGTGCCCGGCCGACGTCGGCCGCGCGCGGGTCCACATGCTCAGGGCCTGCCGCACCCCGCTGGAGATGACGCGGGCCATGGATGACCTGGACACGCTCGCCCGGAGAGGGCCCCGGATGGATCTCGTGGCCTACGGCGCCCTGCTCGTCCAGCTCAACACCCTCGGCATGACGGCCACCCTCCTGGACAGGTACCGCCGCCTTCTCCGAGAAGGCCTCAAGCCCAATTTGCTCATCTACAACACCGTCATCAACGCGCTGTGCAAGGATGGTAATGTTACGGATGCACATTCCGTCCTGGATAAGGTGTGCAAGTCCGGGATGAAGCCTGACGCGTTCACCTACATGTCGATGATCATCGGGCATTGCAAGAACAATGACCTGGGTTCGGCAATTGAGGTTTTCGCTCGGATGGGTGAAGAGGGGTGCGAGCCGAACGCCGCGACATACTCGAACCTCATCAACGGGCTCTGCGACAGTGGGAGGGTGGATGAGGCGTTGGATGGACGAGATGACGCGGCGTGCTGTTCCGCCCACAGCGAACGATTTCACTGCCCCTATCGCTGCGTTGT ATACGGGACATATAGCGCCCTCGTAAATGTTCTGGTGGAGGATAGCAAAATGGATTCTGCGCTTATCGTGTGCAATGTGATGCAGAGACATGGCTGTTTACCCAACACCATCACATACAATAAAATGATCAAGGGCTACTGCAAGATTGGTGATACCGACAGGGCAATGGCAATGCTGATCAGTCTGTTGAAGGGCACACCTACAGCTACACTCGTGACATACAacaccatcatcaaaggatactgTGACTCGGGGAATACTAGTGCTGCTCTTAAGATTCTAGAGCTTATGGAGGCTAATGGGTGTGAACCTGATGAGTGGTCTTATAATGAACTGATCGCTGGTTTTTGCAATGTAGGCGAAATGGAATCGGCTTCTAGGTTGTTTAGTGAAATGGTGGGTCATGGGCTACGCCCAGATGAAGTTACCTACAATACACTCATAAGCGGATACTGCACGGACGAGAAACTGGACCGTGCAGCAGAAATGCTGGAGCACATGAAGGAAAGTGGTTGCAAACCAACCGTTCGAACTTATAATGCTCTAATCCATGCTCTAACCAAGCAGAACAATTTTTCTGCTGCGGAGAGACTGTGTGAAGTGATGCTTGAAGAAAAGATATCTCCGAAtgtagtcacttacaatactatgatTGATGGGTTGTGCAGAAATGGTGCCACATCTTTGGCCCTTGAAATGCTCAACAGGATGGTTGAAAACAGTTGCCTACCTGATTTGCGTACTTACAGTTCTCTTATCCAAGCTCTGGGCCAAGAAGGCAAGGTAGAGGAAGCTGAGAAACTGTTTTCAGATTTACTGAGGCAAGGGCATACTCTCGATGAAGTTGCTTATATCAAGATGATTGAAGTTTATATAATTTCAGGCAAAGTTGATCGTGCCTTTGATCTCTTAGGCCAAATGATAAATGCTGGATGCCAACCAACCTTGTGGACATATGATGTTTTGATTAAAGGCTTGAAAAATGAGCACCTGATGGGTGACCAGAAACTTGTGTCCTTGCATGATTCGGTCTCAAACTGTAGTTTTGATGACCAAGCCATTAAAGAATATGCCATTTCAGTTTTATCTTCTAAGTTAGCAGATGTAGATCTTGGGCTATCTCGGCAGTTGAACGATGCATTTTTGTCTGGATTAAGCAGAAGTGGGAGATGGTATGAGGCATATAAGCTGTACAGAAGCATGGTTGGTCAGGGTTTATGCCCAAACCAGGAGGCATATAATTATTTCATTATTTCAATACTAAGAGCCCGGAAAGTTGACCTGGCTATGGGTGTATTCAGACATATGTCTGCTCAACGTTGTGAACTCCATCTTGTTGGTTATAAAGCACTAATATGCGCTTTATGCCAATTTAACAGAAGGAAAGAAGCCCAATTTATTTTTGAACACATGCTGTCGAGGCCTTTCGATCCTGATAATATTGTATGGACTGTCCTCATCGATGGATTGCTTGGGGCCGGATACAAAGACTTGTGCATGGAATACCTGCACATCATGGAAAATAATCATCGTGAGCCTAGTTTCCGTTCATACAACATTTTAGCAAGAGAAGCGTTGAAAAAGCAGCCATCACTAGGATCAGTTGGACTTGATGCACAGCAGTAA